A genomic region of Thunnus albacares chromosome 4, fThuAlb1.1, whole genome shotgun sequence contains the following coding sequences:
- the snai1a gene encoding snail family zinc finger 1a, translating to MPRSFLVKKYFAKQKPNYSELECQNDTSLERYPLAELTSGVNTSTATCFTTGLVWDLSVLPALYLPTSQTEPSATPGPLDLSSPSSLSSSASSSGEEDEGRTSDPPSPEPAHTYAPRQRMKCTGVMAHVSPPEEEEEREAPVTAARPAFLCKHCPKEYTSLGALKMHIRSHTLPCVCTTCGKAFSRPWLLRGHIRTHTGERPFSCPHCNRAFADRSNLRAHLQTHAEVKKYQCSVCSRTFSRMSLLQKHSSSGCCSATV from the exons ATGCCTCGATCTTTCTTGGTCAAAAAGTACTTCGCTAAACAAAAGCCAAACTACAGTGAACTGGAATGTCAGAATG ACACTTCACTGGAGCGGTATCCTCTTGCTGAGCTCACATCAGGGGTCAACACCTCCACTGCCACCTGCTTCACAACAGGCCTGGTGTGGGACCTAAGTGTCCTGCCTGCCCTCTACCTGCCCACCTCCCAAACAGAGCCCTCTGCCACCCCAGGCCCCCTGGACCTCAGCTCCCCGTCCAGCCTCAGCAGCAGTGCCAGCAGTAGTGGAGAAGAGGATGAAGGGCGCACATCGGATCCCCCCAGCCCTGAACCCGCACACACGTATGCCCCTCGTCAGCGGATGAAATGCACCGGCGTTATGGCCCACGTCAGTCCcccagaggaagaggaggagagggaggccCCCGTCACAGCAGCCAGGCCAGCCTTCCTCTGCAAACACTGCCCCAAAGAGTACACCAGCCTGGGGGCTCTGAAGATGCACATCCGCTCACACACCCTTCCATGTGTGTGTACCACCTGTGGAAAGGCTTTCTCCAGGCCGTGGCTGCTGCGCGGCCACatccgcacacacacag gtgAGCGCCCGTTCTCCTGCCCCCATTGCAACCGGGCCTTTGCCGACCGCTCCAACCTGCGTGCTCATCTGCAGACCCACGCTGAGGTGAAGAAGTACCAGTGCAGCGTCTGCTCTCGCACCTTCAGTCGCATGTCGTTGCTGCAGAAACACAGCTCCTCAGGGTGCTGCTCGGCCACGGTGTGA
- the tp53inp2 gene encoding tumor protein p53-inducible nuclear protein 2: MFRTITRLLFGGEEKTPEDVKSGEVVEEGWLVVNHQENQDADVPDIQQSNSAINADTDTTLETVTSATDPEPTVQTSNTTSNSRAIIGLVSQPKTLAEVTQLTQKAKSCADRHHMSRNAIQRQNRVRQGVQHQSFHLQQPGHRTLSH, from the exons ATGTTCAGAACGATCACCCGTCTGCTTTTTGGGGGAGAGGAGAAGACCCCTGAAGATGTCAAGTCTGGAGAAGTGGTGGAAGAAGGGTGGCTTGTTGTCAATCATCAAG AGAACCAGGATGCAGATGTTCCCGATATCCAACAATCAAACTCTGCTATTAACGCAGACACTGATACAACACTGGAAACTGTTACCAG TGCGACAGATCCAGAGCCCACAGTTCAAACCAGCAACACCACCAGTAACAGTCGAGCCATCATTGGCCTTGTTTCTCAGCCTAAAACTCTGGCAGAAGTGACACAGTTAACCCAGAAGGCTAAGTCCTGTGCAGATCGGCACCACATGTCCCGCAATGCCATTCAGCGCCAAAACCGTGTTCGTCAAGGAGTCCAACACCAGTCCTTCCACCTCCAACAGCCAGGGCATCGCACCCTCAGCCACTGA
- the LOC122981522 gene encoding glutathione hydrolase 7-like has protein sequence MEVSPETKLNKQSTFSYKSFGDSSQSADGSSPSDFTCDSNKKHVEDADLSHLPKQIPLTQLASGSPNLYERGLSNLKETNKDRSSQDTLILVYATSIIFATGATIALILQIYLGGSSVFIKGVLVSDHERCTALGQRVLNDLGSSVDAAIAATLCLGVVHPHVSGIGGGGVMLVHDIHKNETRLINFQGTAPKTLKEEMLQNGLELKAGLQVGVPGMLRGLHQAHRLYGSLSWKDVVTRAADVAKDGFNVSHSLAEAISKVKDEKLLQRFRTVFLPEGRALRPGSFLRMPSLARVLEAGLSNFYNGNLSQEMEDEVRANGGVLSREDISNYSVQVKKPVEGLFNEFIIQVPPPPSVGAALISVLNLLEGLNLSENNNTENQTYHQTAEALKASLAMASGLGDPKYNSSVNDLLFDILSKNHADVLRQRINHSSASLLEHYSSVPSLQTELVAGQVVVMGPDDLIVSVASSLNRPFGSRIITQSGVILNSLILDFSWPNKTRGQLQTNQRNRVQPGKRPLSPLMPTIVVPAWHKCGIYMALSGSDKHSLSAITQVLISALSDYKEKNNSLSLRRLHPQLQPNRLHAESEFPEESVQYLQAKGHVVQRVKTNTVVQGILRNKDIIKAIAVPQLFK, from the exons ATGGAAGTCTCCCCTGAAACAAAACTTAACAAGCAGTCAACTTTCAGTTACAAAAGTTTTGGTGATTCATCTCAATCGGCTGATGGCTCATCACCAAGTGACTTCACCTGTGATTCAAACAAAAAGCATGTAGAGGATGCAG ATCTCAGTCACCTCCCAAAACAGATCCCTCTGACACAGCTGGCCTCTGGTAGCCCAAATTTATATGAAAGAGGCTTATCCAACCTCAAAGAGACAAACAAGGACCGCTCCAGTCAGGACACGCTCATACTGGTTTATGCCACATCTATCATCTTTGCCACTGGAGCGACCATTGCTTTGATCCTGCAAATTTACCTCGGGGGAAGCTCG GTCTTCATAAAAGGTGTGCTGGTGTCAGATCATGAACGCTGCACAGCACTCGGCCAGCGGGTCCTTAATGATCTCGGCTCCAGTGTGGATGCAGCCATCGCTGCCACTCTGTGTTTGGGTGTTGTGCATCCACATGTGTCAGGTATTGGTGG AGGAGGGGTGATGCTGGTTCATGACATCCATAAGAATGAAACCAGGTTAATAAATTTTCAGGGAactgcaccaaaaacactcaaagAGGAAATGCTACAGAATGGCTTAGAGCTAAAG GCAGGTCTGCAAGTAGGAGTGCCAGGTATGCTCAGAGGGTTACACCAAGCTCACAGGCTGTACGGAAG TTTATCTTGGAAGGATGTGGTTACCAGAGCAGCTGACGTAGCCAAAGACGGTTTTAATGTGTCTCACAGTCTCG CTGAGGCAATATCGAAAGTAAAAGATGAGAAGCTATTGCAACGTTTCAGGACTGTGTTTCTCCCCGAGGGCCGAGCTCTGCGTCCTGGTTCATTTCTGAGGATGCCCAGTCTGGCTAGAGTCTTGGAAGCTGGCCTGTCGAATTTCTACAATGGAAACTTATCACAAGAGATGGAGGATGAG GTGCGAGCCAACGGAGGGGTCTTGAGCAGAGAGGACATCAGTAACTACAGTGTACAAGTAAAGAAACCAGTGGAGGGCCTGTTCAATG AGTTTATAATTCAAGTTCCTCCGCCCCCATCTGTTGGTGCAGCATTGATATCGGTTCTCAACCTCTTAGAGGGACTTAATCTCTCTGAGAACAATaacacagaaaatcaaacatACCACCAGACTGCTGAG GCTCTGAAAGCATCTCTGGCTATGGCAAGTGGTCTGGGTGACCCTAAATATAACTCTTCAGTGAATGATCTTCTCTTTGACATACTGAG CAAGAATCACGCTGACGTGCTTCGACAGAGGATCAATCACTCCAGTGCATCTCTACTTGAACACTACTCCTCTGTCCCCTCCCTCCAGACTGAGCTGGTGGCTGGACAGGTAGTGGTAATGGGACCAGATGACCTCATAGTGTCAGTGGCCAG TTCCCTGAACAGGCCATTTGGGAGCAGAATCATAACGCAGTCAGGCGTTATTCTAAACAGCCTAATCCTCGACTTCTCCTGGCCAAACAAAACCCGAGGGCAACTCCAAACCAACCAG AGAAACAGAGTCCAGCCTGGGAAGAGGCCCCTGTCCCCTCTCATGCCCACAATAGTGGTGCCAGCCTGGCATAAATGTGGGATCTACATGGCACTAAGCGGCTCAGACAAACACAGTTTGAGCGCGATTACCCAG GTGTTGATAAGTGCACTGTCTGattataaagagaaaaacaacagcctTTCCCTGAGAAGACTCCATCCCCAACTTCAACCAAACAGACTTCACGCTGAGT CTGAGTTTCCAGAAGAGAGTGTGCAATATTTGCAAGCAAAGGGCCACGTAGTTCAAAGGGTGAAGACAAACACCGTTGTCCAGGGGATCCTGAGGAACAAAGATATCATCAAGGCCATAGCTGTACCTCAATTATTTAAATAG
- the cyldb gene encoding ubiquitin carboxyl-terminal hydrolase CYLD, whose amino-acid sequence MEADTVVKEKFFIVIRGKSKKGFCRGCIGRVEAETQRGELMGLLYCGGSSAGSPKKGGIVRREDTYPLTRHQAQLLLFVSSTSRRLELLCNPQLFTAICELSQDDLVVVKHKKGHLPALVKNLMQIGRKENKDDLHMLGFEVEFVDSDRNLSSKKPAPLPLFSAADVVQVVPSYSVPLGLHWRDGQCGGLNRKAVTRINSMPNIGSRGRQVRENHTEQSVTQSQSPSTSHVPLEVGSMVEVVSNSGITVYGVIRWLGVLGGKTDEWAGIELDYEVNGCSDGKYGSQRYFTCKGNRALFVPVTKCSPDSRFVSSSTERETPKPTETPPVLPFEDSEEDAPPIPESEALSLLVGKMKGIQGHVNSCYLDATLFSLFSSSVTLDNICQKPADTEQPITCTLRKIINRLRRQGIVPAESVMNFRKQLGCDTFRTEEKDPEEFITVLFQKVLCVEPLLKLRSRGETSQGAYTFQIFLEKEQMAQMPTVQQLLDKSCLSCDLKFEEMPSCLIVQMPRFGNKYKMFSHIIPSTELDITDLLYNSPRECFVCGHLAEHECLQCLPDRKLQPGRIKQYCTTCNTQVHAHPSRQGHSPKALAVPAEVPTDAPVPKHMMELFAVLCIQTSHYVSFVKYSPDPHSWLFFDSMADRCGDDQSGYNIPEIRACPELGDFLSQSEEEQARANPSHAPELVRRLLCDSYMFLYQNPATPLSKPNPQEP is encoded by the exons ATGGAGGCCGACACTGTAGTAAAGGAGAAGTTTTTCATCGTGATACGCGGGAAGTCGAAGAAAGGCTTCTGCCGAGGATGTATTGGCCGTGTGGAGGCAGAGACGCAGCGTGGAGAGCTGATGGGGCTTCTGTACTGCGGAGGCAGCAGCGCAGGGAGCCCCAAGAAGGGAGGCATcgtgaggagagaggacacgTACCCTCTGACCCGCCACCAGGCCCAGCTACTGCTTTTTGTGTCCTCCACAAGCAGACGCCTGGAGCTGCTGTGTAACCCCCAGCTGTTCACTGCCATCTGTGAGCTGTCTCAGGATGACCTGGTGGTGGTGAAGCACAAGAAAGGACACCTGCCTGCCCTGGTGAAGAACCTGATGCAGATTGGGAGGAAGGAGAATAAAGATGACCTGCACATGCTTGGCTTTGAGGTGGAATTTGTG GACAGTGATCGTAATTTGTCATCCAAGAAACCTGCTCCTCTGCCCCTGTTCAGTGCCGCAGACGTCGTCCAAGTCGTCCCATCTTACTCCGTCCCCCTCGGGCTGCACTGGAGAGACGGCCAATGTGGGG GTCTAAACAGAAAAGCGGTGACACGCATCAACTCCATGCCAAATATTGGATCTCGTGGACGACAAGTGAGAGAGAACCACACAGAGCAGAGCGTCACTCAGAGCCAAAGTCCCAGCACATCTCATGTGCCTCTGGAGGTGGGGTCCATGGTGGAGGTGGTGTCCAACTCAGGCATCACAGTGTATGGGGTCATCCGGTGGCTGGGGGTCCTTGGAGGAAAGACTGATGAATGGGCTGGGATTGAATTG GACTATGAGGTGAATGGCTGCTCTGATGGGAAGTATGGAAGTCAGAGATATTTCACCTGCAAAGGAAACCGGGCTTTGTTTGTTCCTGTCACAAAGTGCAGCCCTGATAGCAGGTTTGTCAGCTCCTCTACAGAAAGGGAGACCCCCAAACCCACCGAAACACCTCCAG TTCTTCCATTTGAGGACTCAGAGGAGGATGCACCACCTATCCCTGAATCAGAGGCCTTGTCTTTGTTAGTGGGAAAAATGAAAGGGATTCAGGGCCACGTCAACTCCTGTTACCTTGATGCCACACTCTTCAG TTTGTTCAGCTCATCAGTGACCCTGGATAATATCTGCCAGAAGCCCGCTGACACAGAACAACCCATAACTTGCACTCTGAGAAAAATCATCAACCGTTTACGCAG ACAAGGGATTGTGCCTGCTGAGAGTGTGATGAATTTCCGCAAACAGCTTGGCTGCGACACCTTCAGAACAGAGGAAAAAG ACCCAGAAGAGTTCATCACAGTTCTCTTTCAGAAGGTGCTTTGCGTAGAGCCGCTACTTAAGCTCAG ATCAAGAGGAGAAACATCTCAGGGTGCTTACACCTTCCAGATCTTTCTGGAAAAGGAGCAGATGGCACAGATGCCCACGGTCCAACAGCTGCTGGATAAATCCTGCCTGTCATGTGACCTCAAGTTTGAAGAG ATGCCGTCCTGTCTAATAGTTCAGATGCCGAGGTTTGGAAACAAGTATAAGATGTTTTCTCACATCATTCCCTCCACGGAGCTGGACATCACAGATCTCCTGTATAACT CTCCTAGGGAATGCTTTGTCTGTGGGCATTTGGCAGAGCACGAGTGTCTCCAGTGTCTCCCAGATCGCAAACTGCAGCCAGGGAGAATCAAACAGTACTGCACTACCTGCAACACACAG gtgCATGCTCATCCCTCGCGGCAGGGTCACTCCCCCAAAGCACTTGCAGTACCAGCGGAGGTACCCACTGATGCACCTGTGCCCAAGCACATGATGGAACTGTTTGCTGTGCTCTGCATTCAAACAAGCCACTATGTGTCCTTTGTCAAATACAGCCCTGACCCCCACTCTTGGCTCTTCTTTGACAGCATGGCAGACAGATGCG GTGACGATCAAAGTGGCTACAACATTCCAGAGATCCGAGCTTGTCCAGAGCTGGGTGACTTCCTGTCCCagtcagaggaggagcaggCTCGTGCCAACCCCTCTCATGCTCCTGAACTAGTGCGCAGACTGCTGTGTGACTCCTACATGTTTTTATACCAGAACCCAGCAACGCCACTTTCAAAGCCAAACCCTCAGGAGCCTTAA